The Quatrionicoccus australiensis nucleotide sequence CCAACGCCGCCATCCAGCTTGCGAGCTTCTCCACCAGCGTATTGAATCTGCTGGCCGGAAAGCGTCAGGGATGCGATGTAAGCATCAATGAACGATGCACCAGCGAAGATCAGGTCAGGACGGCCGCCGTTCTTCACGCAAGCACGCCACATCGTTTCCATTGCAGCAAGGAAAGTTGCAGCTTGTGAAGCAGTCGTCGGAGCGGTAAGGCTGGTGGATACGTTGTTACGCCAGTACGTCGACGTAGAACGATCAATGCCGCCAACGGTGCCAGAGGTCGGGTCAAGCGCAACGATTGCATCCAGACCGGCGACGGCATCAGTAGAACTGGTGCCGTCAAGGTGCAGATACATCGAGAACTTTTCCTCGAAACCAAGGCGCAGCGTTTCGGTGGATTCGGTCAGCAGGTTGGTAAGTTGAACTTGCTCGGCCTGAGAAGCGTTGCCGCCCTTGCCGTTGTCGTCGATGACGATACCGTTTTGGGCAAGACGATCTTCGTCAAGCGAGAAGCCATCGTGGGCAGAGCGCCACGGGAACTGTGCTTGCTCGACGGTTACGCGCTTGTTGTACGAGACAACAGACGCACCGTTGAACCATTGGAAGTTCGACTGGTAGCGATAACGAAGCTGCTCGACGATGTACTGCTTGCCGCCGGGGAAAGACTTCTTCTTGCCCATCAGGGATTTCATGAACGGACGTTCGACGGCTACCTGGTCAATCGGAGATTTCTTCATGTGGAAATCAAGTGCGATCTTGCCAGCGTCCTGTAGCTCTTGGGCGCTAAATGCCATTTTCAAGCTCCTTGGAAATTAAGGGAAAACACTCTTTCCCGCTGGCGTCGACGGGTAAATTCAGCCATACACAACATCCGATGACGACTTCGGATACGTCATGCAGGCTTTATAAATTCGACTGTTCCAAGGTGATAAATAGAAAAAGCCCCGAACTAGGTGAGGCTCTTTGTGAAACTCCATCTGCGGGAATAATCGCCTCACGGCGTCACAGGATCACTCTCCTTTCGGAGTTGCGAACTTAGTTACCGTAACCCAGGCCACTTTGCAGCGCCTCAAGCATATTTGTAGGCTGACGAGCACCGGCAGACTGACCGGAGGCACGGAGCGGAGCCGGCGAAGGCGCAGCAGGCTTATGCACTGGCATGGAAGAAATCGCCGAATACATCAGCTTTACTTGCGCGGCCCATTGGCTAGGAGGAAACTGCGCCGCAATCTCTTGCGCACGTTGCGTAATGATGCCTTCCTTGACTGCGTAATCCGGGTCACTCTTGGCCCACTCTGCGCCGAGTCGGTCAATCTCAGCAATTGCGCTCTGCCGTGCTTGAACAGATTGACGCTCCTGATTCTGGCGTTCGCTAAACTGCTGCTCGGCTTTGCGTTGAGCGTCAGCATTGGAACGGCTGCGGGCAATCTCTAGCGCGGTCGGTTCGTCCATCTGGTAAGCATTCACCCGTTCGCGAAGGTCAGGGAATTGCGACAGAGGATCAACCTGCCCAAACGGCTTGCCAGTTGCTACAGACAGTTGGCGAATCTGATCCTCAAGGATCGAGCGTGCATTGTCGAAATCACCAGAGCGGACGGCTCGGATGTATTCAAAGGTACGGGAGAAGTCTTCCGGCGTCCCGCCAGTGTCTTTCATCAGCGTGCGGATACCATCCAGATCAGAGCGGACGGAGGTTAGCTCGGCTTCCTTTTCCTTTACCTTGGAAACGATGTTGCGGAAGCGTTCTTGAGCCTTTTTGCTGATTCCTTCCGGTGGATCGTCCTCGTTTTCCGGCGCAGCCTCTGCTTCGGCTTCCGGAGCAACTTCCGGTTCTGGTTCTGGCTCAGGCTCCGGTTCGGCGGCGGCGGCTTCCGGTTCATCCTGCTTCAAACCGTTCTGAATCGCCTCAAGCATTGATTGCGGATCATTGCTTTCTGCGGCTTCAACTTTGTCAGTTTCTACTGCTTCTTCGGTGACGGCGACCGAATCAATCACGTCGTTTTCCATGGTAGTCCTTGGGGTTGGTGAAAATATTTACTTGAGTAGCAAAGCCTCTGCCTTGCGTCTTGCAATCAGTCCGGGCAGCTTCTTTCCTCCGCCCCATACCCACTTTTGCAGCTCTTCCTGTGCGCCTTCCCAATCGCCAGCATTGACCTTTCGGCGCAATGTGCTTGCCTTGTATCTAGTGGTTCCAAGGTTGAAACAGAAGTCAGCAATGGCACTGTGCTTGTCACTGTCAAAATAGAGGACAGGCGAGAGGTTTGCCGAAGCGGTCGCAAATGTTGCCGCGTCCTGCACCATCATTGCCTCTGCAACTGGTTCAGTGATTGGCTTCATCTTTATGCTTACTTCTGGCCCTGTGTGTCCGTAACCAATCGTCGGAACACCAGCAGGGCATAAGTAAGGCTTGAGCCTCAAACCCTCAAACTTGCGAATCAGATCATTTAGCTTTTCTAAGATCATTTACGGCGAAGCGTGCGATCAAGGAACCAATAAGACATCATGCTTGCAACAATCGCCTTTTCCTGCGGTCCAAAAATAGACAGGATTGCAGCAGTGTTTGTTTGTCCTTGGCTAATAAGCGCCATGTACTGGGCAATTAGTG carries:
- a CDS encoding phage major capsid protein; translation: MAFSAQELQDAGKIALDFHMKKSPIDQVAVERPFMKSLMGKKKSFPGGKQYIVEQLRYRYQSNFQWFNGASVVSYNKRVTVEQAQFPWRSAHDGFSLDEDRLAQNGIVIDDNGKGGNASQAEQVQLTNLLTESTETLRLGFEEKFSMYLHLDGTSSTDAVAGLDAIVALDPTSGTVGGIDRSTSTYWRNNVSTSLTAPTTASQAATFLAAMETMWRACVKNGGRPDLIFAGASFIDAYIASLTLSGQQIQYAGGEARKLDGGVGGVYFKGIEIQWCPEFDDNFGGFVSPSTGWTKRCYFINSKHLTLRPMDGQDMVTRKPPRVYDKYVYYWALTWRGSLTTNRANAHAVLALS
- a CDS encoding lysozyme — translated: MILEKLNDLIRKFEGLRLKPYLCPAGVPTIGYGHTGPEVSIKMKPITEPVAEAMMVQDAATFATASANLSPVLYFDSDKHSAIADFCFNLGTTRYKASTLRRKVNAGDWEGAQEELQKWVWGGGKKLPGLIARRKAEALLLK